AAATTTGGCAACGTTTTCCCTCCCtcctttttccccctctcAATTGTCAATTAATGTCGTCTGTAAACCACGTTGAATTCTGGgctttcactctctctctctcgtgtttAACTGATTTGTTCGTGATTGCCCAAAGTCAATTTACTGGGTTTAAggacccgtgtgtgtgtgtgtcgttcttcttattctaaggtatttccatcatgaatttaTGTTGCATTTCCCTACTAATTCTGTGTCGTATGTTTCTTCAGAGACGTCACTCGAGTTGAATCTAGTGTGTGACGATATATCCGACATTTGTGTGTCACAGGACACTAATTGGTATGTGttatttatgaattcatgTCAATCACCTTAATTATAATGTATGTTCCCTCCCAGGCCTATACACCTCTGGGTGTTGACCCTGTGTACGAGTGATTCTCACCTTGTGTGTAGCCTGTCTTCACAGGTAGCTAAATTTTTACTCGCTCTCTCTTTGATTATGTCCCTAaccttattttattccttctcAGGAACCACCACTTCCTTATCACAAAGTACACCGTGTTCATTTATGTGAACACCAGTCAAGTCGAACACAATACAAGAGATTTTGCTCTTACGAGCCAACTCAGGTTTTCATTAAGTGGAAACACAACTCAAATTGGATGGAAGAGGATCTAATCTTTCAGTACGTATAGcttctatttattttaatctCTTTTATATCGACTTATCCGAAAATTTTGACATAAtttagattgaaaaaaaaatgtttcggtTATTTCGCGTTAATAATTATGGTGACGAAACTGCAAAAAATTGTCTAAATATAAAACAGTCGTATGGCTATGTGCAAATTACAAGTTTTTGAAGCCAAATTACCAAATTTTAACGTGCAGTCATGAAGGTAAGCGAAAATTGACGAAAGCCAGGAACAGCAGACGATCCACGAGCTTGAATTTTCATTAAAGAACACAGTTGCCAATACAATCAAACATGATTAGCGAATTCCCATGGCCATGGGTGAATTACGAAACACGAAAACCTGGTGGATATTTGAATCATcggattgaaatattttatttatcccGCATAAATACTGACCAACAAATGCAAAATTCCGCAAACCGGCAAACTTGATCAGCGTCCTACTGACAACCGCCACTGGACCCAAACATTACTCGTTGTTAAtgcaaaaatgacaaaattacCCAATCATAGTGAATCGACGGGAATTACTCTTATTAATCGAAGATCGTGTTTCCTAGAACTAGACTAgtctaattaaaatttaacagGATACACGGGCACATTGATATGTAGAGATATTCCGTaagattgaatttttttgctttttaaaaatgatataCGGTCTCAACTTCTATAACGAGGACAtccaataaacaaaaattaactGCATTGAACGACCCATTACACACCAGTTTACTAAACTCAAAACTAGCGAGCGTGTAATAATTAAGTtcctatttaaaataaagacacTCCTCGTCCTCGATAGCATGTCGATAGTGTTGACACTTGACAATAGGTTTATATCAAAAAGGAATTCCTCTCTTAACAAATTTTTGGCAGTAGCAAAATAGAATTTGAGTATACTTTAACACTGTGATCTGATATAATGATAAAGTGTACACCTACAAGTGATCTTAATACGTTTTAATAATGTGTTTAGCAAGTTTGGCATGCTTGATTTGTTACTAGTAAAGGCCTATGGTACCAGCCTTTTATTATGGCGAAAACGCCCATATGTttcaaagaaatgaacaataaGATCattacatgtttttttttccaaagaaaatGGTTTTTGAAAAAGGCATTTTACGTTTCTTTTGCTTGAAGGAATAAGCCAGATATTCGGGCTAGAGGTTTCATTGTCTTTAGTGGATGCCGACCACCTTATTATAACGCAGATGTCGCCATATCAACTTAATTCCGCTTAATTCCTACAACACAGGATACCTTTTTCTTACAAGTGaagatgtttaaaaaaaaagggcgcaATTAGAGATCTAGAAACTAAATGGAATTGAGGTTACGAACATTTTGAACGCCGTTTCAAACCTCTTCTAGCTCACTCTTTATAAGTTTATATACAATGACTGAGGCACAGCCGCAAATAAAAGAAGTAAGCTAGTCGAACGTCGTTTGCAGGACTTTCACCACGTGACAAATCAAGTGCGTAAGTTATGATGTTATTGTAGAACAGAAAACGTCCTGGAAACTAGCAGCGCTGTGCTGGTTTTCATTCTAATAAGAAGACTGTTAAACTATATAGCCCACGGTTAGGTGTGACATCGCCTTACTGTTTGCTTCCGCTCCTCATCCAGCAGTCAGTGTTTCTCCAACTGTAGTCTCTGAAGCATATCAACATCTTCAACAAGTTTCCTACATTTTCGTTGCGTTGAATTACGAAAGGTGAACTTGTTTCAGTTGATACTCGAAATGCGCCATCTCGTCTTGCTGTTCAGCCTCGTTTTATCCGTCACCGTGGCAGGTAAATAAATCATTTCCTGTAGTTCAAATGACAACATGTTCATTAATTCATTAACTTATTATTTAGATGATTCGGCTAAAGACTTTTCGCAAAACAGCAGTTACATAACAGTCTCGCCTATTACCTTGGCAGAGACAACTTTGGCCACATCCTTAAACAGCAGCGGATACGACGAGGATTATTACCGTAAAAACAGTCGTCCGGCCAATGCTGTAAAGAAAAGCACAACAGTTAAACCCGTTGTCAGACGACCGGCTACTACGACCCGACGTCCAAGACCAACTAGGCATCCAGCAGAAACTAAAGATCCCGTTCACAGTTGGGATCAAGCCGGTAAAGAAATACGCCATATCATTTTTCAACATATTAAATTCAATGCAATCATTCATGCAGATACTTGCGGGGGCAACATCCTTGTGCCTTTGTCAGACGATCAGAATAATAAAGTCATCGAGGAAACTTACCGGTCGACTAGTTTCCCAATAGCGAGAACGTATCCATCAATCTGCACTTGGAATGTCAAGGTACGTAGAAAATCACATTTGCCCTCAAAATTCATGGTGATGATGGGTCGACTCCAGGTGAGCATAAATTGCCGTCACGGTCGAATTGTTTTGAGACTTGACGAACGCAGTCGACTGCCCAATGACAAGGAATGCACAAATGGATACATCCGCGTTTCTCCCTTTATGAAAGAAGCCAAGTAATACAGTCAAAAGTTAAGTTTATAGTTcaccttaaaaataaaatgattcaTTATGGGATACAACAGAATCTGTGGCCGCATCGGAGACGTCCCTCCTCTCCAGTTGCACGTCGAGGACCAACAGCCGGAAACTGTGACCATTTCCATGCGGAATATGGGACTTGAAGAAGACAAATCCACCGGTCTGTCTTTCACCCTCCAAGGTACAGTACTggcacttttaaaaattttcatttccttataaaaacaaattacttCTATTAAACTGATAGGTGAATGTTTGGCATACTTATCAAACGTGACTATCAACAACAATGGCAAGAATTCCAGCAACAGTCAGTGGCTGCATCAGCTGTGGAAAAACTCGGTAGTCGCTGGAGGACCCAGGGTTTTCATTCCGGGTGTGGATCTGACCAATATTATTCCCTGGATGGAAAATCCTGGAACACTGCCGCCACCTACGACGTTGGCAAGTGTCACTTCAGTAAATAACTTTGAGAGTAACCTAAATCAACCGCCTACCCGTCGTCCTCGACCAGTACTCGACGTCCCAACACCCGACGCCCGTCACTTCCAACAGCTCATCCAGTCACTGCCCGTGCAACAACACCTCGACCCATAACTTTTGACCAATACGGTTTGTCTACATTTGAATACAAAAAGGggttaataaataatttaaaaaatttaaaaacagatACGTGCGGAGGAACAATCCATGTCCCTTTGATATTCGATCGACTCTCGTTCCACGAATCGTCGCATTTCTTCACTTAACGCAATTATCCTCTCGTCTGCATATGGAAtgtcaaaagtaaaaataaaacttttataACGGCtttaataatttaatcaaTTACATTCGCAGGTGAGTACGCTCTGCCGTCGTACTCGAGTCACAATGAGAGTGGATGTCCGGAGTCGATTGGCCGATGTGGATGGCCGTACAAAGGGATACTACACCGTGACACCTATAATGAAGGAAGCAAAGTACTTGATtctttgtaaaattatatttccTTTAATTACCATCATTGTTTTGTGTCAAGACTTGCGGCCGGATCGGAACAGTTCCGCCCTTCCAGTGGTACGTAGACGACCAAAAGTTGGAAGATGTTTCCATCGTCATGTAAAACATTGGATTAAATGACGGCCGTTCCGAGGGTCTGTCTTTCAGCCTTCAAAgtaaaattacatttaaagATAATTAGATGAATCAATTGAATGTTGTATACCTGATTCTGTGTCTCTGTGGTGAATTTTAGGCGAATGTATTCAAATCAGGCCGGATATCAAGAAGATTGACGTcgatattgaaaattattggtCCACTGCTCGATGGGTGAATCGATTGAGGGAAGAATCTGTTAAAGGAGATGGGCCGAGATTAATCACACCTGGGATCTTTGGTTCCACGACCATCAGCTCGATCCTGACAAACACTCAAAACTTCAATAAAACGACCTCTAACCATTTTGAAGATCAATCAGACATTCCCTGGGTCATCCTGAAGCCGCTGTCCGACACGAAGATATCTTCTTCGTCAAACGTAGTTCCAAATGTCGTTAGAAATGAGATTGTAGCTCCAGCAGCGATTCATTCGTCAATAAGTCCTGTGAATAATCTCTCAAAGATTCCCCACGTCACCCCGCACGCTACTTCCCCTATTCCATGGGTTATTCTAAAATCTCCCGTTAGTGAAAATCATTCCCCATTAAAGGCATCAACGACCTCATCTACTTCAGCTAAGCCCTTATGACTACGGTCCGTCCACCCACTACCCATCGCTCTTCGACCAGTCCATCGACAAACAAGCCAACATTGAAGACTCAACGCCCGTCTAACAAAACATCTAATGGTTCAGTTCAGTCAACAACAGCGACTCACTTCTCATCGACCACCGTTCGTCCCAGCACTGCAGCCAAGAAACCAGCAACTAAATCTGCTCTGTTTCTTCGTCCACTCGTGTTTCTACAGTTCGCCCTACTTCCCCCACCGTTCGTCAACAAACTAAACGACAATCAACTACGACCCGAAAATCAGGCACTAAGGTTTCACTCACAACCAAAAGTCCGGTTCTTAATGTCCCCAACAGCAATTCAAAGGCGGCCACAAACGGGGTACGGCCAATTGTGATTAACGATGACATCATTATCGACAAAGCCATTTCTGACATCACGTCGCAATTGgaagaaatcaaaagggaAGCGGAAAAAACCAGCAGAAATAACAGAAACAGCAATGAAACATAATATATGTCTGATAATCATATGGCTTATTGACAGCAGTAATTACTCAGTTATAAATTATCAGGcctaaataaatattatgcTACTATCTATCTCTCATTTTGTGGTTGATAAATAAATCGGTGGGACCTAAACTATAACCAAAAACTTTATAAAAAAACGTTCATTCCATGGGAAAAACGTGCACTAGTATAAGgaataaaatgtaatttacTTACTGAATAGAGGATACCGAGACTCCATGAGACGTAACAGTGAAATAAGTAGGCAACGTGCTTGGCAACTCATTTGTGCATGCCCAACAACGACACTATCCATGCAAAATAGCACCAACTAATAATAAACCAAGCAGAATGTCATgtataataatttgttttagtcATCATTACCAAACTTGACAGTTGATCTCGCTGATTAAGAAACTTGACACCATGAAGGCACGAACGATGAATATGGGCATCATTTCCTCTTCCCTTATTCAAAGGCGCGAAAAGATAATTGACGGGGTTTTTCCAGGTGCGGTTTTGCCAGATTTGTGAGAACTTGTTCTTtcctttattaaaaaaacaaaacaaaaagaaatttagatTCGGTTACATTTTCCTTGAGcaagtaaaatattttaaaacttaCACATACAGCATTCCCGTGTGAGTCGAGCGAGCGTGAAATAATATCTGCATGGAATGCGTGTCACGGAAATTCACGAAAACATTATCACAAGAGATTTTTCGGTTGAAGAAGTTTCTTATTCTGCGGTTTCGCTCGTTTCATTTGCTTAAAGAGGACAGAATTTATATGGTGCAGATGAGCTCAAAAgagcaaagaaaaaacctctgggcaactttttttaaatagttgaaTGCTGGGATATAATAAACACAGTGTTCATTGTGTAGTCTGGTGTAAAATGAGTTTACTAGTTGTTTCTTGTGAGAGTGTTGGAGAAAACGACTTGTTGTTGCCACTTAATTCCATAACTGCTACAGTTTCAAACTCTCAGTCCAACTGGGCGTCTCATTATTGCCTATCAACCAGAAGAAGAGTTAGGACACCACATAATTGTACGTACACTTTTTCACTGGTTAGGCACGTCGTACTTGCCATATTAAATGTCGTTCAATTCGCCATGGATCGGACGATCAACCTGgaaggtaaatttttatttattgttatatCAATTGTTGTCTGTCTAGTCTATCATTAAGGGGTTAAGATTTagacgttttatttttaaatttcacctGAGCAGGTAGTCGATATGCGCCAACAAGTTTTCTTTGTGTTTGTCATCCATTGCATTCTCGTCGTGTCGTTCACTTCGGCAGGTAGTACCTATCACAGAACTAAAactgaaaattatttaattattagtgACAATTAAATCTCGTATTCTATTAagaaaaacaccttttttgagAAGCAAGTCGATTGAGACGGAAAGTCAATCGTCCATAACCGTATTCGATCCAGAGTACACGAGATGAATGACGATCTACCACAAACTATTCTACGATTGTCACAAAATCTCATCCATCCAGCAACATCTGATTTTCTTCCGGA
The sequence above is drawn from the Daphnia pulicaria isolate SC F1-1A chromosome 1, SC_F0-13Bv2, whole genome shotgun sequence genome and encodes:
- the LOC124328602 gene encoding uncharacterized protein LOC124328602 isoform X1, whose protein sequence is MRHLVLLFSLVLSVTVADDSAKDFSQNSSYITVSPITLAETTLATSLNSSGYDEDYYRKNSRPANAVKKSTTVKPVVRRPATTTRRPRPTRHPAETKDPVHSWDQADTCGGNILVPLSDDQNNKVIEETYRSTSFPIARTYPSICTWNVKVRRKSHLPSKFMVMMGRLQVSINCRHGRIVLRLDERSRLPNDKECTNGYIRVSPFMKEAKICGRIGDVPPLQLHVEDQQPETVTISMRNMGLEEDKSTGLSFTLQGECLAYLSNVTINNNGKNSSNSQWLHQLWKNSVVAGGPRVFIPGVDLTNIIPWMENPGTLPPPTTLASVTSVNNFESNLNQPPTRRPRPVLDVPTPDARHFQQLIQSLPVQQHLDP
- the LOC124328602 gene encoding uncharacterized protein LOC124328602 isoform X2; translated protein: MRHLVLLFSLVLSVTVADDSAKDFSQNSSYITVSPITLAETTLATSLNSSGYDEDYYRKNSRPANAVKKSTTVKPVVRRPATTTRRPRPTRHPAETKDPVHSWDQADTCGGNILVPLSDDQNNKVIEETYRSTSFPIARTYPSICTWNVKVSINCRHGRIVLRLDERSRLPNDKECTNGYIRVSPFMKEAKICGRIGDVPPLQLHVEDQQPETVTISMRNMGLEEDKSTGLSFTLQGECLAYLSNVTINNNGKNSSNSQWLHQLWKNSVVAGGPRVFIPGVDLTNIIPWMENPGTLPPPTTLASVTSVNNFESNLNQPPTRRPRPVLDVPTPDARHFQQLIQSLPVQQHLDP